A single Brevundimonas sp. M20 DNA region contains:
- a CDS encoding MoaD/ThiS family protein: protein MAVVKLFGTLGDIAGWSEATLDGATLGQIKAAAAGDNARLADHLDHRSTLVILNATLTPHSLRSDDLPIAPEDEVAFGSPVGGG from the coding sequence ATGGCGGTCGTGAAACTGTTCGGGACCCTCGGCGACATCGCCGGCTGGTCCGAGGCGACGCTCGACGGCGCGACCCTCGGCCAGATCAAGGCGGCGGCCGCGGGCGACAACGCGCGCCTCGCCGACCATCTCGATCATCGGAGCACCCTGGTGATACTCAACGCCACCCTCACCCCCCACAGCCTGCGCAGCGACGACCTTCCCATAGCACCCGAAGACGAGGTGGCGTTCGGCTCTCCGGTCGGCGGGGGCTGA
- a CDS encoding molybdenum cofactor biosynthesis protein MoaE: MIRITRDPLDAAALLQGFCRDRFDTGAVVSFTGLTRARTGDRTVDTLTLEAYPGFTERVMEAIEADARARFEIQDVLAVHRWGAIAVGEPVIFVAVAAAHRRPAFEAADFLMDHFKTRAPFWKREDGPDGRRWIEPRDQDHADLARWAEETK, encoded by the coding sequence ATGATCCGCATCACCCGGGACCCGCTCGACGCGGCCGCCCTTTTGCAGGGCTTCTGCCGCGATCGCTTCGACACCGGGGCGGTGGTCTCCTTCACCGGCCTGACGCGGGCACGCACGGGCGACCGGACTGTCGACACCCTGACGCTGGAAGCCTACCCGGGGTTCACCGAACGGGTGATGGAGGCGATCGAGGCCGACGCTCGCGCCCGCTTCGAGATCCAGGACGTTCTTGCCGTACACCGCTGGGGCGCGATCGCGGTGGGAGAGCCGGTGATCTTCGTGGCGGTGGCCGCCGCGCACAGACGCCCCGCCTTCGAGGCCGCAGACTTCCTGATGGACCATTTCAAGACCCGGGCGCCGTTCTGGAAACGGGAAGACGGTCCGGACGGCCGCCGCTGGATCGAGCCCCGCGACCAGGACCACGCCGATCTGGCCCGCTGGGCCGAGGAGACCAAATGA